CGGAACGCACGAGCATGTCAACAATCTCGAGCGCCTGCTCACCCGTATCGGGCTGAGAAATGAGCACCTCGTCGATATCCACGCCGATGCGCGCGGCATAAGTGGGATCGAGCGCATGCTCGGCATCGATAAATGCCACTACGCCACCCATAGCCTGGGCCTCGGCCAGGATCTCGAGCGAAAGCGTCGTCTTACCGGAGGACTCAGGACCGTAAATCTCGACGATACGGCCGCGCGGCACACCGCCGATACCCAGAGCGGCATCGAGTGCCAGAGCACCCGTGGGAATGGCCTCGACCTCAAGCTCGGGGCCGCCGTCACCATACCTCATGATGGAGCCTTGACCGAACTTCTTCTCGATCTCGGCCTTGGTGGTGGCGATCATCTCTTCGCGCTCTTTACCCGTCGTGGGTGCATGAACGGTACGTACGGGACCTGAATTCTTGGCCATGAATAGCCCTCCTCTTAACAACCTGCATCGATAATAAACGAACGGCTGTTCGTGGTCAACCGTTCAGGCCAATCATATGCTGGCGGTCTTTCCAAAACCCAACCAAACGCCGACCAAACACTGACCAAATGCTTGACCACAAAGGGCCAAATATGAACAAGGAAGGCAAGAATACACCTATGACCAGTAAAAACGCTGAATTCGTCAGGGGTCCCTATCTCCACAATTAAGGGGCCCTAAGGCCCCTTAAAACACGTCTATTCCATAGAGTTGAGCACAAGGGCAATGCGTCCCAATGCCTCCGCGACCGCATGGGCACGAACACACGAACGGTCGCCCTCATAGTGGCAGCGCACAGAGTCCACGACCGGCACCTCCCCATCAGCCGCGCGATACGCCCAGCCACTATAGAAAGTGCCAGCCGGATCGTCCTCAGTGCCGCCGCCGGGGCCGGCATAACCTGTTGCGCTCACTGCAATATCGCTCTGGTACAGCTCCAGCGAACCCGCCGCCATCTCGCGCGCGGTCTGATGCGACACCGCGGTATAGCGGTCGAGAGTCTCCTGCTCAACACCCAAAACGCGATGCTTGATCTCATCGCAGTAGGTCACCGCACCGCCGCGAAGCACCGCCGAGGCGCCCGGGATATCGGCAATCGTCGAGGCGATCATACCCGCCGTCAGCGACTCAGCCGTCGAAACCGTCACGCCCCGAGCGCTCGCACGCTCGACAATATCGCGCGCCAGCTCTTCGTTATGTGCGGAAATCTGCTCAAAAGAGTCCGTCATACTCACCAGGACCTAGACCGAAAAGACGATCTTGCGGCAGTTCCAGAAGTACTGGGCGCCCGAGATAACGGTCAAGACAACGGCAACGGCGTACAGGAAGCGCGACACCGAGTAGATGCCGAGCGTCAGCGCCACCGGGCCAAGGTGCAAGCCGGCCATCGCAAAGACGCACAGGTAACCGCAGATGGAGACCATCGTGGTCGCCGTCTTGTACTTGCCGAGCTTATCGGCCGCAACGACCACGCCGGCGGCACTCGCAACCATGCGAAGGGCGCTTACCAGCAGCTCTCGGAACAGAATGATGAACACGGACCAAACCGACACGGCGCCAAAGTCCAAGAACAGCAGCAAGGCCGAGAACACGAGTAGCTTGTCGGCGATGGGATCCAAGAACTTACCGAAGTCGGTGATCTCATTGCGCGAGCGCGCCAGGTAGCCATCAACTTTATCGGTGCACGACAGGATGACGTACAGAATGAAGGCGGCGGCGGCGAGCGGGCCGTCGAAGGTGCTCCAATCCGTACCGGCAACGCTCGTGTGAGACAGCGCCGACACGATCATGAACACCGGGATAAAGACGATACGCACGCACGTCACGATGTTGGCGGGCGTCCAAACACTCGTCAGTTCCTTATTGCTCTCGTTAGCCACAACGCGCTCCTACTCCACAACATGACCGATAAGCTCATAGCAGAAACTATCGGTAAACTCGACGGTCAGAATATCGCCCACGGACGCCTCGCTGGCGTCCAAGTGCACCGCGCCATCGGAATCGGGCGCCTGGAACCAGGCATGGCCGATCAGCTCGGCGCCGTCCTCGGTCTCTTCGATACCGTCGACGATCACCTGGGCGCGTTCGCCCACATGTGCGGCAGTTGCAGCAAAACCGAGCGACTCGGCCAAGTCCATGGCCTCCTGGGCGCGCTCGAGCTTGACCTCTTCGTCGACCTGACCCTCCATCTTGGCGGCCAGGCTGCCCTCCTCCTGCGAGTAGGCAAAGACACTCGTGTAGTCAAAGCCGACGGTGTCCATAAAGTCGATAAGATCACGGAACTCGTCGTCGGTCTCGGTCGGGAAGCCGACCATAGCCGTGGAACGGATCACGATGCCGGGGATGCGCTCACGCAGATCGCGGAACAGGTCCTCGAGCTCCTGGCGCGAACCGGAACGGCGCATAGCCTTGAGGATGCGCGCGTCGCAGTGCTGCACGGGGATATCGATATAGGGCAGCACCTCGGGCGTATCACGAATGGTCTCGATAAGCTCGTCGGTCATGCCCTCGGGCTGCAGATAGAGCACGCGGACCCAGACGTTGTGCGGGCGCACGGCCTCGGCGACGGCACGCAGCAGCTGCGCCAGATTGCGCGGCGAGCCCACGGCGACATCCTCGTCGGCAAAGTCGGTGCCCCAAATACCAGTGTCCTGGCCGATCAGCACGATCTCGCGCACGCCGCCGGCAACCAGGTCGCGCACCTCGGAGATAATGCTCTCGGCATTGCGCGAATGATAGCGACCGCGAATATAGGGGATCATGCAGAAGCTGCAGAAGCGGTTGCAGCCATCGGAAATCTTGACGTAGGCAACGGCACCCTCGACGGTACGCTTGACCTGCGGAATATAGGCAGCGATCTCACGCTCGACACCCAGCACGCCATCGATGACCGCCACGATGCCGTCCTCCTCGTCGGCCTTCACAAAGGCAGCAACCTCGGGCAGCTCGTCAGGCAGGTCGTCGCCATAGCGCGACGGCACACAGCCGCACATGACGATGGGGCAAGAACGAACGCCGTCCTGAACCTCGTTGGCGAGCTCGAGGGTGGTCTCGATGCTCTCGGACGTTGCGGAAGCGAGGAACGAGCATGTATTGACGATGGCGATATCGGCATCCTGCGGGTCGAATGCCTCCTCGTAGCCTGCGGCGGTCAAAAGAGAACGCATGCGGTCGGTGTCGACCTCGTTCTTAGCGCACCCTAGGGTGATGTAGAGCACGGAGCCCAACGGTGTATCCATGTTGGAGAGCGGTCCTTTCGAATGATATTAGCGGTAGTTGGTGAACTGCAGCGGCTGGCCGTAGTCCTGGTCGCGCAGGAACTGGATCACGGTCTGCAACGCGTCCTTCGAAGCAGAGGAAACACGCAGCTTGTCGGCCTCGATGGTCACCTTGACCTTGAGCTTTTGGTCCTTGATGTCCTTGTTGATCTTCTTGGCGGTCGCCTGGTCGATACCCTCGACGATATGGCCGAGTACGCGCACGGTGCCGCCCGATGCCGCCTGCGGAGCATCCCACGAGACAGCCTTGAGGTCGATGCCGCGCTTGATGAGCTTGGAGCTCAGCACGTCGATAATCTGCTTGGAGACAAAGTCAGCCGGGGCGTTGATCGTAAAGAGCTTGTCGCCCTTCGAAAGCTCGATCGTGGCGCCGGAATCCTTAAGGTCATAGCGCTGGGAAATCTCGCGCGTGGTCTGCTGAAAGGCGTTGTCGACCTCTTGCATGTTGACCTCGGACACGACGTCGAAGCTGGAATCTTTAGCCATGATGTTTCCTTTCGCGTACGAGCAGCTTAGTAGCTATCGTACGAATAGTCGGTAGAATCGGTGGGCGTCTGACCGTCAGTTGCGGTATCGGCGCCATCCGTGGACTGGGCATCGGTACCGTCGGTGGCATCGGTACCGTCGGTGGTATCGGTACCATCAGAACTTTCACCATTCTCGGAATCAGTCGTCTCCTTCTTGGGAACGGTGATCGTCACACGCGCCACGCCCGAGGTTTTAGTATCGTAACGGACCTTTTCGCCGTTCTTGGTAACGGTGACATCGGAAGGCTTGGACGTGGTGATCTCGATCGAGGACTCGGGCGTGTACTCCTGCTCAAAGGGGCCAGTCGACTGGGCACCATAGACCGACTTGCCGTCGACCTTGACCTCAATCCACGCGGTCTTTCCCTTGGCAACGGAGACCTTGACCTTCGTTACCTCGTTCTCTTCCTTCTTGGCCGTCGTCTTGGTGGCATCCGAATCGGTCGACTCATCCGTCGCCTCATCGGTGTCTTCGTCCTCGTCGACCGTTTCGGTCTTCTTGGAAGACTTCTTGGTCGTCGTCTTGGTAGCAGTGGGCATCTCGGGTGTGGTCTCGGGCGTCGAAGATGCGCAGCCGCGCAGAAGTACCACGATGAGCACGATCAGCAGCAACGCCACGGCACCGATACCGGCGTAGACGATACGCGGATCGAGCCCGTTGTTTTGAGGAGCACGGGAACCGCCGCGTCCACGACTGGAACTGCTGCGGCCGCCTCCCTGAGACATACGACCACGATTGCTATCGGATCGGCCGCGATAGCCACCCTGGCCCTGAAGGCCGCGCTGACCCGAACGGGGCGCAAGTTCACCGCGGCCTTGATAGGCACGCTGGCCCGCACGCGGAGCCGAAGAGCGCTGGCCATACGACTGTGGTTGAGAGCGAAGACGCGGCGTCACCTGCGTGGTATCGGCGTCCGCATAGCCACCGCGAGAGCGTCCGGTGGAGATACCACGGTGACCGCGATCGGAATAGCCGCCGTCGCCGTAGCCGGCACGAGGGTCACGCGCCACGCCGCGAGCAGCGGGAAGTGCACGGTCCTCGGGCATCGGCGTACTGCGGAACCGGTCACGCTGCGAGCGAATCTCCTCGCCCGAACCCGTCTCGGTAATATAACCGGCCTGCTGAGGACGCTGTCCATAGCGGGTCGAACGACCGCCCTGAACCATCAGAAAGCGCCCGTTATCGACAGAGGAACGCGAATTGACGTAGCCGGCAGCGTCCTGGAAACGACCACCCTGCTGCGACGTCTCGCGTTCGTATGCCATCAGGTCGTCAAAGTAGGCATTGACGACCTCACGCGGATTGAGGCCCAAAAAGCGAGCATAGCTCGAAATCATGCCCTGCGCATAGCCACGCGGCGGCATCGAAGCAAAATTACCGGTCTCGAAAAACTCGATGATCTGCGGCCTGATTTTGATGGTGTTGGCGACTTGCTGAATGGAAAGGCCCATTCGGCGACGCTGCTCGAGCAGCATGTCACCAAAGCGTGCAGCCATCAGAATCCTCCAAACTCACGATCTTCACGTGCCATCTCGGCGTCGACAGACTCCAACGCGGCAAGCCCCTCCTCGTCCAACAGGACCTCGCGCGGCTTGGAACCGTCGGGCGGGCCGACGACACCCTTTTCTTCCAGCATGTCCATAATACGCCCGGCACGCGCATAGCCAACCTTCAGGCGGCGTTGCAGGCCAGATGTGGAGCCAAGCTGCGATTCCACCACAATATGGGCGGCTTCCCAGATAAGCGGGTCGTCATCTTGCGGCTCGGCGACTCCGGTGCGGACAATGCCGCCGCCACCCGCCATGGACATGGAAGCGGGCGCCACAGCCGACAGGATCTCCTCGTGGTAGTCGGGCTCGCTCTGCGACTTGACAAACTCGACAATCTCGTTGATTTCGTCGTCCGAGACAAAGCAGCCCTGGATACGGCGGGGCTTGCCCCAGTCGACCTTGGAGAACAGCATGTCGCCCAAACCGGTGAGCTTCTCGGCACCCATCTGGTCGATGATGACGCGCGAGTCGATGCCCGTGGCGACGTTAAAGGCGATGCGGTTGGTGATGTTGGCCTTGATGAGGCCCGTCACCACGTTGGAGCTGGGGCGCTGCGTGGCAACGATAAGGTGAATACCGGCGGCACGGCCCAGCTGTGCAATACGCACGATCGAGGCCTCGACATCCTTACCGGCGACCATCATCAGGTCAGAGAGCTCGTCAATGATAATGACCAGGTAGGGCATCTTTTGCGGCGGGTTATCGTAATGCTCAAACTCGCCAGCAGCCTGCTTTTCGTTGTAGGTCGAGATCTTACGCACGTTGAGACGCTCGAAGACCTTCAGGCGACGCTCCATCTCGGACACAGCCCATTGCAGCGCGCTGGCGGCCTGCTTGGGCTCGGTCACCACTGGTACATAAAGATGCGGCAGGCCGTTATAGCCCGCAAGCTCGACGCGCTTGGGGTCGACCATGATCAGGCGAACGTCCTCGGGAAGGGCGCGCATGAGCAAGGTCGTGATGATGGAATTGATCATCACCGACTTACCAGAACCGGTCGTACCGGCAATAAGCAGGTGGGGCATCTTGGCGAGATCGGCGACAACCGGCGTGCCCTCGGCATCGCGACCAATGGCTAGCTCGAGCGGACCGCCCTTCACATAGGGCAGAACGTCGCCCAGGTTGACGTTCTGGCGCTTGCGGTTGGGAATCTCGATGCCCACGAGCGAGGTGCCGGGGATCGGGGCAAAGATACGTACCGACTGGGCAGCGAGCGAAAGCGCGATATCGTCCTCGAGGCTCGAAATCTTGCTCACGCGCTCGCCCTCGCCAGGTTGCAGCTTAAAGGTCGTCACCGTGGGGCCGGCGATCCAGCCGACCACGCGGGCACTGCGGCCAAACTCAAGCAAGGTGGATTGCAGTGACTCAGCGGTCTGCTCAAGCTCCTTGTCCGAAGACGCGGCGGAAGCCGACTGCGGGTTGGCATGCAGGATTTCGAGCGGCGGAAGCTTGAGGCCGTCCTCTTCTTCGCCCTCGTTATCTGCGGCGCCGCCGTCCGCTCCCCCATCACGAGCCGCAGCTGATTCGACAGCACTCGTGGCAGGTGCATCGGCAACCTTGGGATGCTTCAGAAAATCGGGAATCTGAGGTGCGGCCGAGACGGGATTCACGGCAAACGGCGGCTCGGGCTCGTCGATCTTATCGGGGTCGTCTTCCATCGAAAGCTGGCCGGTTACCTGGCCGCGCTTTGCATGGCGACGCGGCAGCAAAGTTGTCTTTGCGGTCTCAATCGGAGCCTCGTCGTCCTCGTCATCGCCCTCGGTGAGCTCAATCTCGCTATCGGACCAAGACGGGTCGGGCTCACTCGTATTGAGCTTGGGCGCGGCCTTGCCCTTCTTGGCATGGCGGTGCGGCAACAGCGTGGTCTTGGCCCGCTCGGCATCCACGGCATCGGACACGTCAACAAACGGATCCTCGTCCTCGTCATCATCGTCCAAAACCGGGTCCACATCGTTGCCCATGACCGTGGTCACGGCAGCATCGGAGCCCTTTTGACGAAGAATGCTCAGGTGCGGACGGGCAACGCCGGGCACCGACAGGGCTTCGTCGTCACCCCAAGGGCTGGCGTTGACATCGGCACGACGGCGTTCGGCAAAATCTGCCGCACGATCGCGGGCAGAGCGCAGCACACCGCCCACCGAAAAGCCAATGATGACAAAACCAACGACGGCCAGACCCAACAGGACCACCATCGCGATAGGCTTACCCAGGGCATTCTGCAGCGCACTCGCAATAAACGCACCAATGTAGCCACCCGACACGGAAAGGTTCTGCGGCGTAAACATGAGGTCGCACGAATCGCTCGTGCCCGGCACCATCAGCGAAAGAATGGAGACGACGGCGATAAAGACCACGGCGCCGCCCGCAACAGAGCGCACGTTGAGCGGCGAGTCCTCACCCAAAAAGAGCGTGGCGGCAAACAGCAAGATGACGATCGGCAGCACGTAGGCGCCCAGGCCAAAGCCCAGGTGATAGAACCCGGCAACAGCAGCCGTCACGGGCGCTGTTGCCGGTGAGATCACGGCAATGAAGGACGCGATCGCCAAAACGGCAATGACCACGCCGGCGATATCGCGGTTGGCCGAGGGCTCGACCAAGGGCTCAAAATCGTCGAAGTCTGCCTCATGGCCCTTATTGGCACGCAGATGGGAACCGGCACCCTTAGCAGATGCCGGTTGGTTGTTGGCTTTATTGCCTTTGGCGTTTTGTGCAGATCCGCGCGCCAAACTAAACCTCCATGACGACCGGGATGATCATCGGACGGGTACGCGTACGGCTCCAAATGAAGTTGGAGAGCGAATCGCGCACGGCCTTGCGAATGGCATCGGAGCCGCTGCTCGTGAAGCTAAACTTGCCCTTCTCGATCGTCTTCATAATGGATGCGGAGGCATCCTCGGAGAACTGGTCGTCGATGGCAAACGAGACGCCGCGACCCGAGAACTCGATAGCCTCGATCTTCTTGTGCTTGAGCGAGACGATAGCAACGGCCGTGACCATACCGTCATTGGCGAGCTTCTGGCGATCGCGCAGGACGATGGGGTCGGTATCGCCGATACGCAGGCCGTCGACGTAGACGACGCCGGACTCGACGGGCGTACCACGCTTGACAATACCGCCGCGCATCTCGAGCGTGTCACCGTTATCGAGGATAAAGATATGATCGTCCTTGAGACCCATCTTGCGGGCCAGCTGGGCATGGGCGCGCAGATGCACGGCCTCGCCGTGGACCGGCATAAAGTACGTAGGCTTGGCCATGGCCATCAGGAGCTTGAGCTCCTCCTGGCTACCGTGACCGGAGACGTGGACGAGAGCGCGGTTCTTATCCCACACGTCGCAGCCGAGCTTGGCAAGGCTGTTGACGACCTGCTGGACGGCTTTCTCATTGCCGGGAACAGGAGTTGCAGAGAGGATAACGGTATCGCCCTCGTGAATGGAAAGTGTCTTGTGCTCGCCATTGGCCATGCGGGACAGAGCCGACAGCGGCTCGCCCTGCGAACCAGTGCACATGACGACGATCTTGTCGTCGGGCAGGTTATCAATGTCGAAGGCATCGATGATATCGGCGTCATCAATGTTGAGGTAGCCCAGCTCACGCGCCACGCGGGTGTTCGTGAGCATAGAGCGACCGGTCACAACGACCTTACGGCCGCACTTGCGGGCGGCATCGCAGATCTGCTGCAAACGATGGATGTGGCTCGAGAACGATGCGACGAACACGCGACCCGGGGCGTTCTTGATGGCGTGCAGCAGGTTGGGACCAACCTCTGCCTCGGACTTGGTAAAGCCGGGAACCGTGGCGTTGGTAGAGTCGGAAAGCAGCAGGTCGATGCCCTGCTTGGCAAAGCGGCTGATAGCGGCATAGTCGGGCGTGACGCCGTCGATGGGCGTCTGGTCGAGCTTAAAGTCGCCGGTGTGCATAACGGTGCCCTGATTGGTGCGGATGAACACGCCCAGAGCGCCGGGGATGGAGTGCGTCATCGAGAAGAAGTCGAGCGAGATGCCGCCGAGGTTGACATGGCTGCCGCCCTTGACCTCGCGGAACTTGGGTGCGCGGATGCGGAACTCAGAAAGCTTGCCCTCGATAAAGCCAAGCGTCAGCTTGCTCGAGAAGATGGGCACCTTATTGTTGAGGTCCTGCAGCAGATACGGAAGCGAACCGGTGTGGTCCTCGTGGCCGTGGGTGACGACGATACCGCGGAGCTTCTCCTCGTTCTCTAGAACATAGGTGTAGTCGGGAAGCACCAGGTCGATACCGGGCTGGGAGTCGTCGGGGAACATAAGACCGGCGTCGACGAGCACCATGTCGTCGCCGCACTCGAAGACCGTCATGTTCTTGCCGATGCCGTCAAGACCGCCGAGCGGGATGATCTTCAAGGGAGATGATTTTTTAGCTGCCATAGGTTAGTGTGGTTTCCTTTCTTCGAAACGGGTCTGGAACAACCGACGGGGCGCTTCTGGCAAACCGACCGCCGGGAACGTACAAATATGCATCGCAGAGTCGATGCAATAACCACAGTATGATACCCATTTGCACAACAACAGACCACCCATGCATCAAAGCCCCATCTGAACCGGTCTATCCCGCCGGTTTCCCGTGGGGCGGGCACTGATGAAGTTTCCTGCTCTACAGTCCTGCGCAAGACGGAAAGCACATTAAGTGCTTTCCTTTGCGTGCGGAACTCGCGATAAACTTAGCCCGTGCCGGGCCCGCTGAGACCAGACCTGCCAAAATAGGACAGCTTTATTTTGGTCGGTTTTATCTGGGGCAATGACGCGCATGCGATTGTCAAAAGATCTGAATTCAAATAACTGAATAGACTGTCTGACAAAATCGCAACCCGCAGCAACCAGCCCTTTTGCTATTCCCGGCGGGGGCCGCGGGTAAAGTTTATCGCGAGTTCCGCACGAACAGGAGGCCACTTAATGTGGCCTCCGTCGTGAGCAGGACTGTAGAGCAGGAAACTTTACCCGCGGACCCCGCCGGGAATAGCAAAAGGGCGACTCCATGGAGGAGTCGCCCTTGTTGAGCTGCTTATGTGCGGCTGTTACTCGGCGTCGTGGTGACGGCGGGGCTTGCGGCCTCCGTTGTCGCCGGGACGGCGCGGACGGTCGCTGCGCTCGGAGCGCTCGCGACGAGGACGCTCACGGCGCTGGAAGTGCTCGCCGTCGCCCTCGGAGGCACCCTCGGCGCGAGCCGGGGCCTCGGGCTTGTCAAGACGATCGAGCGAGATCTTGCCACGATCGTCGACCTCGATGACGACGACCTTGACCTCGTCGCCAACATTGAGGACGTCCTCGACCTTCTCCACGCGGCCCTTGGCGACGCGGGAGATGTGCAGCAGGCCGTCCTTACCGGGCAGCAGGTTGACGAAGGCGCCGAAGGGCTGGATGGAGACCACACGACCGGTGTACTCCTCGCCCGGCTCGGGAACCTTGATGATGAGCTTGATACGCTCGACGGCCTGGTCGACGGACTCGCCGGTGCCGCCGACAAAGACGGTACCGTCCTCCTGGATGTCGACCGAGGCGCCGGTCTCGTCCTGGATACCGCGGATGACCTTACCGCCGGAACCGATGACGTCGCGGATCTTGTCGGTCGGAACCTGGATGGAAACGATGCGCGGAGCGGTGCTGCGCGTGGTGTGGCGCGGCTCGGGGATCACATCGAGCATCTTCTGCAGGATGAAGGCGCGACCCTCCTTGGCCTGCTGCAGAGCGCGGGCCAGGATGTCGAAGGTGAGGCCGGTGGCCTTGTTGTCCATCTGCAGGGCGGTGATGCCCTCGGTGGTGCCGGTGACCTTAAAGTCCATGTCGCCCAGGAAGTCCTCGAGACCCTGGATGTCGGACAGGACCACGGTCTTGCCCTCCTCCTGGATCAGGCCCATGGCGATACCGGAGACCGGGCGCTTAATGGGCACGCCGCCGTCCATAAGGGCGAGCGTGGAACCGCAAGTCGAAGCCATCGAAGAGGAGCCGTTGGACTCCATGACCTCGGAAACGACGCGGATGGCGTAAGGGAACTCGTTCTCGTCGGGGAGCACCGGAAGCAGAGCGCGCTCGGCCAGGTTACCGTGGCCAATCTCGCGGCGCTTGGGGCTGCCCATGCGGCCGGTCTCGCCGGTGCAGAACGGCGGGAAGTTGTAGTGGTGCATGTAGCGCTTGCCCTCGGTGGGCTCGATGGTATCCAAACGCTGGCCCTCGTTGAGCATGCCGAGCGACAGGACAGAGAGCACCTGGGTCTGGCCACGCTGGAACAGGCCGGAGCCGTGAACGAGCGGCAGGTAGTTGTCCTTCACCATGATGGGACGGATTTCATCGGCGGCACGGCCATCGACGCGCTCACCAGTCTCGACGACCATGGTGCGCATGGCCTTCTTCTCGAGCTTCTTGAGCGCCACGGGAATCTCGCGCTCCCAAGCGGACTGCTCCTCCTCGGTGAACTCGGCACGGATGGACTCCTTCAGAGCCTCGACCTTGCCGATACGGGAGAGCTTGTCGGCGTCGCGAAGGGCGGCAGCCATCTCGTCGTAGTGGGCAAAGATACGCTCCTGGACCTCCTCGACGGGCTGGTCGAGCGGGTACTCCTTCTTGACGATAGCGCCGTTGACCTGCTCCCACTCGGCGACAAACTCGTCCTGAGCCTGGCAGAAGGCAGCAAGGGCCTCCTGGCCAAACTTCATGGCGGCGAGCATGTCGTCCTCGGAGATCTCCTCGGCGCCGGCCTCGACCATCGAAATGAAGTCGGCAGAGCCGCCCAGCTCCAGGTCCAGATCGGAGTTCTCGCGCTCCTCGTAGGTGGGGTTGACGATAAACTCGCCGGTCTCCACGTTGCGGCCGATGCGCACGCAGGCAAGCGGGCCCTCGAAGGGCACGCCGCCGAGCGTCATGGCCAGGGAAGCACCCATGACGTTGATGACGTCAAAGGGATTGACCTGGTCGGCGACGAGCGAGGTAGCGACGATGTGCACCTCGTTGCGGAAGCCGTCCGGGAAGCTCGGGCGAATCGGACGGTCGATCATGCGCGCGGTGAGCGTGGCCTTCTCGCTGGGACGGCCCTCACGCTTGAGGTAACCACCCGGGATGCGGCCGGCTGCGTACATCTTCTCGTTGAAGTCGACGGTCAGCGGGAAAAAGTCGTAGTTCTTGCGCTCCTTGGAGACGACCACGGTGTCGAGCATCGTGGTGTCGCCCTGCTTGACCAGGCAGGCGCCGGTGGCCTGCTTGGCAAGCTCGCCCGACTCAAAGGTGTAGGTCTTGCCGTACAGCTCAAAGGTCTTGGATACGAGTGTCATTGTTCTCCTTTACCCCGCAGACCCCTTGCCTGCGGGCTTCTCATGTGACGCGGGCCCCCTGCCCCCGCCACGCTTCAGAGCGTGATTGTTCACGCCCTTACACAAAAAGAGCGCCCCGCTGCGCAGGACGCTCCTTGCATGTACAAATCCTTACTGGATGTTGTCGCGGATGCCCAGAGCCTTGATGAGCTCACGATACTCGACGATGTCGTTCTTCTTGATGTAGGAGAGAAGACGACGACGACGGCCGACGAGCATGAGCAGGCCACGACGGGTGTGGAAGTCCTTCTGGTGAGACTTCATGTGCTCGGTCAGCTCCTTGATGCGCTCGGTCAGGATAGCGACCTGAACCTTGGGGTTGCCGGTGTCGACCGGGGTGTTACCGAACTGAGCAGTCAGCTCTGCCTTGCGCTCTTTGGAAACAGTCATTGTTTCACCTTTCGTTTCTTGTCGCCCGCGGGCGACGCTATTCGCCTCGGACTGGGAAGCCGCCGGTGGAGCGAGCATCCAAGGTCGAGGTACCAACAGGTCGGTATGTTACCACAAGCAGCCCGCGCCTGCGCATCATCACCGACCCAACATGAATTCCATCGCACGGAGACGTTGATCGGTGTGCGTCGCAGCCCACACGTGCGAAAGCCCCAGCAAAAAGGCAGCGGTATGGGGGTCGACCCTCTCGGCCATAAGCGCATCGAAGGTCATGGACATGAGGGCGCGCAGCCATGCGACCTCACCGGTCGACACCAGCTCGGCACCCGGAACGCTCGACGCGCACGACCCGCACATGAGACCGCCCGCCTGGGGCGAAAAATACGACAACATGGGGTCTCCGCACAGCACGCAGGCCGAAAAATCGGGTCGGTAGCCAACGTGGGACAGCAGCTTAAAGACATATGCCGCCACAAGTAGATCCATATGCGCCGCGTCGAGCCCGCCGCCCACCAAGGCAAGCGCTCGCTGCGTGATGGCAAAGGTAAACGAGTCCTCGGCGTCCTCGAACGAGCACACGCGCGCCACCTCGGCAATCGCGCTTGCGGCGCAAGTCGTCTCGTAATCGGGCGCGGCGCCGAGCGGCGCCTCCATGAGCTCGGCCTGAGAAACCACGTCGAGCGACCGACCATGCGCGAGCAGCATATCGACGGT
The DNA window shown above is from Collinsella aerofaciens and carries:
- a CDS encoding FtsK/SpoIIIE family DNA translocase, whose protein sequence is MARGSAQNAKGNKANNQPASAKGAGSHLRANKGHEADFDDFEPLVEPSANRDIAGVVIAVLAIASFIAVISPATAPVTAAVAGFYHLGFGLGAYVLPIVILLFAATLFLGEDSPLNVRSVAGGAVVFIAVVSILSLMVPGTSDSCDLMFTPQNLSVSGGYIGAFIASALQNALGKPIAMVVLLGLAVVGFVIIGFSVGGVLRSARDRAADFAERRRADVNASPWGDDEALSVPGVARPHLSILRQKGSDAAVTTVMGNDVDPVLDDDDEDEDPFVDVSDAVDAERAKTTLLPHRHAKKGKAAPKLNTSEPDPSWSDSEIELTEGDDEDDEAPIETAKTTLLPRRHAKRGQVTGQLSMEDDPDKIDEPEPPFAVNPVSAAPQIPDFLKHPKVADAPATSAVESAAARDGGADGGAADNEGEEEDGLKLPPLEILHANPQSASAASSDKELEQTAESLQSTLLEFGRSARVVGWIAGPTVTTFKLQPGEGERVSKISSLEDDIALSLAAQSVRIFAPIPGTSLVGIEIPNRKRQNVNLGDVLPYVKGGPLELAIGRDAEGTPVVADLAKMPHLLIAGTTGSGKSVMINSIITTLLMRALPEDVRLIMVDPKRVELAGYNGLPHLYVPVVTEPKQAASALQWAVSEMERRLKVFERLNVRKISTYNEKQAAGEFEHYDNPPQKMPYLVIIIDELSDLMMVAGKDVEASIVRIAQLGRAAGIHLIVATQRPSSNVVTGLIKANITNRIAFNVATGIDSRVIIDQMGAEKLTGLGDMLFSKVDWGKPRRIQGCFVSDDEINEIVEFVKSQSEPDYHEEILSAVAPASMSMAGGGGIVRTGVAEPQDDDPLIWEAAHIVVESQLGSTSGLQRRLKVGYARAGRIMDMLEEKGVVGPPDGSKPREVLLDEEGLAALESVDAEMAREDREFGGF
- a CDS encoding ribonuclease J → MAAKKSSPLKIIPLGGLDGIGKNMTVFECGDDMVLVDAGLMFPDDSQPGIDLVLPDYTYVLENEEKLRGIVVTHGHEDHTGSLPYLLQDLNNKVPIFSSKLTLGFIEGKLSEFRIRAPKFREVKGGSHVNLGGISLDFFSMTHSIPGALGVFIRTNQGTVMHTGDFKLDQTPIDGVTPDYAAISRFAKQGIDLLLSDSTNATVPGFTKSEAEVGPNLLHAIKNAPGRVFVASFSSHIHRLQQICDAARKCGRKVVVTGRSMLTNTRVARELGYLNIDDADIIDAFDIDNLPDDKIVVMCTGSQGEPLSALSRMANGEHKTLSIHEGDTVILSATPVPGNEKAVQQVVNSLAKLGCDVWDKNRALVHVSGHGSQEELKLLMAMAKPTYFMPVHGEAVHLRAHAQLARKMGLKDDHIFILDNGDTLEMRGGIVKRGTPVESGVVYVDGLRIGDTDPIVLRDRQKLANDGMVTAVAIVSLKHKKIEAIEFSGRGVSFAIDDQFSEDASASIMKTIEKGKFSFTSSGSDAIRKAVRDSLSNFIWSRTRTRPMIIPVVMEV
- a CDS encoding polyribonucleotide nucleotidyltransferase, coding for MTLVSKTFELYGKTYTFESGELAKQATGACLVKQGDTTMLDTVVVSKERKNYDFFPLTVDFNEKMYAAGRIPGGYLKREGRPSEKATLTARMIDRPIRPSFPDGFRNEVHIVATSLVADQVNPFDVINVMGASLAMTLGGVPFEGPLACVRIGRNVETGEFIVNPTYEERENSDLDLELGGSADFISMVEAGAEEISEDDMLAAMKFGQEALAAFCQAQDEFVAEWEQVNGAIVKKEYPLDQPVEEVQERIFAHYDEMAAALRDADKLSRIGKVEALKESIRAEFTEEEQSAWEREIPVALKKLEKKAMRTMVVETGERVDGRAADEIRPIMVKDNYLPLVHGSGLFQRGQTQVLSVLSLGMLNEGQRLDTIEPTEGKRYMHHYNFPPFCTGETGRMGSPKRREIGHGNLAERALLPVLPDENEFPYAIRVVSEVMESNGSSSMASTCGSTLALMDGGVPIKRPVSGIAMGLIQEEGKTVVLSDIQGLEDFLGDMDFKVTGTTEGITALQMDNKATGLTFDILARALQQAKEGRAFILQKMLDVIPEPRHTTRSTAPRIVSIQVPTDKIRDVIGSGGKVIRGIQDETGASVDIQEDGTVFVGGTGESVDQAVERIKLIIKVPEPGEEYTGRVVSIQPFGAFVNLLPGKDGLLHISRVAKGRVEKVEDVLNVGDEVKVVVIEVDDRGKISLDRLDKPEAPARAEGASEGDGEHFQRRERPRRERSERSDRPRRPGDNGGRKPRRHHDAE